gtttccggcaaaaactgaagctgactccaacagatagttgagttgttgcaacaagtggaacacctgttgcaacaactatacaacttgttgcagcaagtcaataatctgttggaagtaGCTTCAGTTTGTTAGGTTACGTTTCAGACAAATATTGAAGCTAactccaacagatagttgagttgttgcaacaagtggaacacctgttgcaacaactatacaacttgttgcagcaagtcaataatctgttggaagcggcttcagttttttgggttctgtttcagacaaaaactgaagctgactccaacagatcgttgagttgttgcaacaagtggaatacatgttgcaacaactcactcagTTGTTGCAGGTTATTTATTTaacaattacaacaacttcataatctgttgtagaagttgcaacaaccacattatatgttgcaacaactacaacagctactgtaagttgttggaaaatcagtagatttatacccaggtgaaaaattgaaataaaatagCATTGTtgtacttaccaaatgagcggaaaacacttatgaagtaattgCCAGTGCTAAACCAACAAAATCcagtcaaaaaattgcaaaatcaggTGGtcacatttttttctttcttgagcaacaatggcggacgaagaagaagaagaagaagaagaagaagaagaagaagaagaagaagaagaagaaagcagaacaatggaatgagttatgaagtaattcccagtgctacacgaatgaaatccagtcaaaaaattgcaaaatcaggTGGTCTTGTTTTTTCCTTTCTTGAGCAAAATCCAGtcaagacgaagaagaagaagaagaagaagaagaagaagaagaagaagaagaagaagaagaagaaacgagcAGCAGGataagaagaagaagcagcaagaagaagaagaagaagaaacgaagCAAAAAAGAAGAGCCAAAAATGGTGGAAACGACGCAGGCAAACAAAAAATTTGGCGCGTTGTTTTGGCTCTGTAGGGTTTATATgggttgggtcaaagtgttaaaaataaaacttgggaGCAAAGTGTAAAAAAGAAAGCttggggtcaaagtgttaaaaatataactttgggGTGAGTCAAAACTCTCTAATCACTAATCCAAAGTTTATCACCtctactcaattaaaaaaaactAGAGTTACCCCAACTCAATTTTAAAACCTATTTGTCACCTATCATTAAAAGGCCCAATTAACTTTACCCCCTCTATTAGGTTTTTGGCTTAAAATTAGAGAAAATTGTACTGTATATTAATTGAGGCAATAATGCTATCAaaattgaccttttttttttttaagttttacaAAAAATGACCCAAAATTTTCTCTCTCACTCTCCCTCCctcgctctctctctctttctctctctctctgtggcttcttatatgtttgtatatgttggtataagtgtctgtacatgcttgtatatgtctgtatatgtttgtatattttggtgctattttttgtaatgtaagttttgggctattttttgcaatgtaagtgaccaacttgtatatttctgaaattttcccTTAAAATTAAGctactaatttttatttttttcttttgtcagGAAATTCCCAAAATTATTAAGAATGGAATGTTCATTGGTCGGATCTAATCGGATTTAGCACATTTTGAATTATAATTTCAGATTTTGTAAAATGCGATCCAAATTTAATCTAAATTAACCTCGGATGGAATCAAATTTTTGATATTTGGTTCGGATAAACAATTCAAATTTCGGATTGGATTGTATGCCTTGTTAAGATGCTCATAGCACTACTGCGACACACCAATATCCCAACACTTagttcataatcatcatcaaccAATGTATAAATAAAGTTCATTAAACAAAATCATCAACAAAATAAACTACAATTATCAACAAAGTAAACTAAAATTTCAAACAAATGCGTAATAACCTAAAATGAATAAGCAATGTTTTACATGTATCTATATATTTCGAGTCAGATTGATTTAAAATTGTAGCAACCTGTATCTGATCTGTATATCCGAAATTAAAAACATAACCCATTTATGAATTAAATATCTGAAATCTGATTATCCGACTAGCGCGGATCGGTTCAGATTATCCGAACTGTGTACAGCCCTACTTGAGCTGACATGTGATAGTATTTGGTTTGCCCGTAGGTGGCATGTTGATGATCTTGAAAGAAGAACTTAATATGAACAATGAcatcattattattttttgtGATCTTTTAGATAGCGGAGAAGAGCAGGTACATGCGGATCGCATGAATTAGGAGTATTTGCTATTTTCGAGTGTTGGTGAGCCCACATTCTTGTTCGTGAGGTTCCACCGAGTCATTTATTATTTGGTATTAATTTCGGGATGTGTTGAGTTGGATtattttcttagaagctccataaacGGACAAGTGTGCTTGGCTTGTGGGTGTTGCCATGTGTGGCAGATATTGcagatttttattatttatatcatTCGCTTATTCTTATTAAATATTGTATGGACTTTAAATCTTCATAATTGGTTTAGTTAATATTAATGGGGCATTAGGCGCTTTTGGTTTGGTTCcttagcatcggatgcctgttgcGTTAGGATCGGATTTAGGGAGCGACAAAgtaaacacccccccccccctccccccaacccCACAAACCCCCTCCTTGAATAGAAATTTCGCGTTCAAGCCTTAAAAAAGAATTCGTTTTTGGTAGAGAACACTTTGAGAGGATCTTCGATGGTGGAGCCTGTCAAGAACAACTAGTGAAACTTCATGACGCGAATTCATATTAATCTAGACCTCGCAAAATGAAACTTTTAGATATTGATCCGAATTAGTCAGGTTGAATATGTCACACTTCAAAACAAAACATAGATGGAGAaataaaaaaaagacaaaaaagttTAATTAAATTGTAGTTTTTGCATTCAAGCATGTAGCTTACTAGTTATGAAGTGAATGTAAATATTGAATACCAAAATTTAaaatctacaaaaaaaaaaaaaaaatctcttctacctaaatctatatataatataaagttaggcataaacaaggtgatgtgacacctctctatggcctagaatactatttatcttttttctcattttaaatTAATGTATTATATATTAAATAGCTAAGAACTCACTCTCTTAATTCTATTAATTATACCTCTTAATTCTCTCAATTACACCTTTCCCATTTCCTCTCAATAGTTGAAATTGTTTAAGAAACTTTCTACGTTTAAACTATTCACTTACTAGCAAAATCAATGCTTGCTCCTCATTCTGAAAGCATGCAAGAGGGACAATTAGTATTTAATTGCCTATAATTAGCATTTATTAATTCTTTTTAGCATGTTTTAAAAATGGCCGTCCAGTTAATTGCTTGAGTTAGGTAACATCTCCTtctattctctctctctctctctcttaataTAATTTCTTTTCTCTTAATTTTGTCTCATTCTTTTTGTGGTATTTAATTAGTTGAATTGTGTGTGTCGTATTTTTGTTTGATTCTTCTTCTtattggtgttcttgatttttgatTTCTCATGATTTTCTTGAGCTTTTAGTGATAGCGTATTGTACAGAACCAAAAAAATCATATGAAGTCTCAATCTTGTGGCAAAGGAACAAAATTTCACAGATAGAGATTTGAAGTATTTTTCTTCTGAGACTTTCCGTTATAATGTATTacttttgaaatatttgttgagaATTTTATTTAATTGTAGTGAAATTAAAAGGAATGTGATTGAAACAATATGCAATATGTTCGTAGGAATATCATTTAGATTACATGTGATTGGATTGTATTTGCAAGAATGAAACGAAGAATTAACAAAAAACACATTGCTCTAAGTGAGAAAATTGGTTGTGTTCATGGGAAAACCATTTTCAAGGGACGAAGAGGGAGGAGGGGTACCAGAAAGAATTGTGAACTTGTGTAGTTTTGAGAACTTGAGCAATTTGGTGGTGATTACGAACGGGAAGGATCGGCCAACAACCTCTTTGCAGATAGATAACAACACCTATTTAGTCGGACTCCAATGCGATATCAGACATCGGTtgggggaaaagaaaaaaaaaagactgccTATTTCAGGAAGGGTAAACCCGGAGATTGGAAAAATCATCTAATACCTAACAGAATGGATCGTATCACAAAAGAAAAGCTAAGAGGACCAGGCTTTAAATTTGGCGCGTCAACCGCAACGTCAAGCACTACAAATTCATAGAAAAAGAACTTTGTCATATAACTAAAATCCTATTTCTCCCAATTGAAAATTGTATGTTTGAGTGGTTTCATTATCTTTCAGCACATCACTCcagttattttatttttttcatctaACTGGTAATTATTTTTTTCATGTTATAGTTTCTATTTAAAATCATGCTTATCAAGTCTTCCATTCAACAAGAACTACATCAGTTTTTTGCTTTACATGACAAGATCTAAATGAGGGACAAATAAGTTTTATGCCTTAGCAGCAGGGTCTTTTATTCTAATAGAATCATTGAGTATTGTGAAAAGGGTCAAAATATCCCCGAACCACTCGAGATAGCACAACTTTATCCTCCATTTCatttttggaccaaaattgtcCACTGTATTTTTGGTATTGTATGATGAAGAACAAACTTATAATAAAAGCTAAACAAAATTACTTATATATTTATACTATAATACTTAtatatctatatttttttttctataaaacTAGGTAAAAAAAGAGTGATGTAAAACATCTCTTTGGCCAATAAATATAATTAtttcttttctccttcttttggcattttCTCTATTTTTCTCATTTATATGCCAAGTGACACAACACAAATTATAATAATTTAATTCTCTTAACTATCTCTTAATGATGTTAAATGTGCTTAACTTTTTCCCTTCCAAAGATGAAAGAAACGCTGCATAACGTGGTGAGTATGGGGATATGAAACAACATTTAAGTCTTTCCGAAAATTTACTACTCCAATAACTAACAGTATTTCAATATGAACCCATATATTAGTTGTAATAAACCCATATACTTTATTAAGAAGTTACATAGATGAAAAGTTGTGAATTATGAAGGTAGGCTATATAATAATTTGTGGGTAGTAACTTATTGCATCCGTGAAAATCTTCAAACCCAACAATAAAGATTTCATtagagaaaggagagaaatcaagCATAGGGAGCACTAAACATGATTATCAGATAATTAACAATCGGTTTGGGGTATAGTTATTCTTTCAATATCCTTCTATTTGTATAATTATCTTATTTTTCATGTCAAAATATATGCAATATTTTATTTGGATTTGTTTTTCTATTAATGTATTTTTCCTTAtgaatttaattttaattttttttcttccgCATGTCTCACaatatatttatttttgttttttggtaCAATAAATATTTCAGATTTGTACAACTAATTCACATTAAAAAAGATAACAGCAAATTCACTAGTTTATGAAATAATTAACGTGTTTAAGTTGTGATGAAAAAAATACTATTCTTTCCATCTTAATTTAGGTGAAGATATTTGATTGTGCGTGAAATTTAAAAATGacagaaagacttttgaaatttatgatctaaaataaaatataaatttttgtGATTATATATTATCTCACTAACAGTAAAATTAAGTTATTTTTTGTAACCAACTAAAAATGAAAGAGTATGAAATGAATTGGGGATGACCTTACTAACAGTGATTTCCCCAAGCTGATGAAACAAACCGGCAGGCATCAGAGCGCCAAAATAAGTAGGCTTTTATTCTTGCTCCAATCGAAATGGGAGAAGACGAAGATCAGAGACTCCAAATTCGGCCTTCTCTTAAATCTCAGACTTGCTTTAATAATTATCCCAAATGGAAAGATAAGGTGTAGTTGTGTTATCTCTTTGTTTACTTGTACAAATTTCATTGATGATGATGAATCCCAAATTAAAAAACTGTTTGTAGCTTAGAGAAAATTGTTACAAAAGGGTCAGAGAAGATCGAAGCCGCCTTGTTTGGAAATTAAGGTTGGCCAACCACCAACCACATCATCAGGTCATTTCTCATCTCAACCTCTTTTCATCTATACTCAAATATTACATTCTATTTTGACTCATTTCTACTCAGTATTCGCCCTATTGTATGTGATTTTCGGATGAATATTTTATCTACTGCACACTCTTGCCTTAATATGGGAACCGATAGTTACTGCTTCTTTGGTCATCTTTAACTTGTTGTTGAAACCTCTAAAAAGATTATAGCTACGACTATTAGCCTGGAGACAACAGAGTTCTCATAGTTTTGTTATTGTCATTTCTCGAGTACTCAAGTCTAGCAATTTAGCATTAAGCAATTTGTAATGGGGTCAGGTCATCTAATTTTATGAATCAGCACCAGAGGTGGATCTACAATTTTAACTTCCTTTTAAGGTTCTTAGCGCTGAACTCATTGTACCGTTAAAATTATGAGTTTACATCtaattttgttgaaatttatgtgGGTTTTCACATATCTATCATTGCCAAAGGGTTAGCGAAAAATATGATCAATAAAAGCAATTGATCCTTATAGGTGATGTCAACTAGTTAAGATGAAGGTTTATCCTGTTATTCATGATACTATGCTTATAGCTGGGCCTGGTGTTACCGCTTACCAGGagtctttttagtttgtttagaGATTTGTATCTCAGTAGGAAATGTTGAGAATCTCTAATGTTAGGAAATCTAAAATTGAAGAATATTGGAATGGGACGAGTCCAAATAGAGCGAAATGGATAGTGAGGATTCATATGCTAATTCAACTAGTTTGGAATCGTGGCATAGTTGTTTTTGTTGTATATCTCATGCAAGCTGGTCAACATTCTTTTAGTTATATCATCCCTATTTTTCCCTATGCAAAGGCATACTATATTCTAGCACCAATCATTCTTGATCAAGGCTTCCTGTAAAGTATTTATTATTTAGATATCTTTACTATCAAACAATCGAGAAAAGAGGAGAAAGACCCAGCAGAGTGGAGTATCATGGCTGATCCCATGTGTAAAAGAACGTGCATTGTTTCAATAGAACTTTGCCTACAAAGTGGCTATGGAGGTTTGACCCATTGAATGACCATCAATAGGAGAAGGGCTGCAACCTTGTTGTTAATGTTCTTCCCTATGTAGTTGTCTTGGAAAAGTAATTGGAACAGCACTTGAGTTTGTTGTATGTCGCTCAACAACAAATAATCTGTAAGTTCTCTCAAGGTGATTTTCTTTGGTACTCATAAGTAAAGGCTTGGACAAAAACTATCTTCGAGGATACATTTGTCTATCAGACGATAAATCTACATTGTGTAAGCTCATTGTGGTAAACCGACAAGTTTCTCCTCTTCTCTATTATATCTCTTGGTGTCTAGGGGTATCAGAAGACCTTAGCTAGGACAGATATTTTCCAGTGACAAGACTTCACGAGTTCATTGCATCTGAAATTTCTTTTATCCCTACAATTTCTGCTCTTTTTATGCATATCCAATGGAACCCTATGATTAGACTCCTATTTGTCATTATTAATAAGCTTTTCCTTTAAAAATGAAAGTTGCTTTCTAAAATTTGCTACTTTTTCAAAAGCTTGGTGATCAGTTTGCCTCCTAACTTATCCCTCTTTGTATCTCCAAGAAAGTAATTAGTTTGTTCCATAAACTTATATTATACTATGTGGTCGCAGGATCTCATCAAGTCATCTCTAGAGGACATAGTTTCTGATGAAATACAGAAATTTAAGCACTCATATCAGAGTGAGAGTTTTGATAATTCTAAATTCTCCCTCGCACTGGATGATACTGTATGGGAATATAATGGCCTTCATGAAGCTTATCAAGGTGATTGTGAGGAAATGCTGCTCGAAATGCAGAGGATTTTTTATGAAGATCTCAGGATGGAAGAAACAAAAGGTAAATGTTTCTCCAAATCATCTGCAATTTGGTGCTCCGCCTTGTTGGTGGGTTTTTGAGAACTTCTTAGTTTTCTGAATAGACGTAGTCTGCTGTATATGAACTGAGAAAAAAAGAATTTGTTATTGAGGAGCTTATAGACTCATCATGCTTTTATAGTATTTTGCCATGACTTTTtatactgctttgaattgcttgtccttgtgccgagggtctatcggaaacaactctgtgcctcccaaggtaggggtaagtctgcgtacattctaccctcctcaaaccccactttgtgggatttcactgggtatgatgttgttgttgagcTTATAGACTCACTCATTTCTCCAAAGTTAGAAGGTGACAGAAAGTCTTGAATGATCATCTACCAAACAGAACTAGCTATTCTTTTTTGCATTTTTTTGGTTTCATCTTTTCTCGTGAAGGATGGAGGGGGGGTTATTTTAAGAATCACATTTCAATTAACCTTCGCTATGAGTTAAATTGTTATGTTTTCTCACAGAACGAGTTCCAACTGAAACTTTTATGGTTTCTCACAGAACAAGTTCCAATTGAAACTTGGGAGGATGAAGAAGATGAGTATTTGGCTCGTGCAGTATACGAACACATGAACATCAATGAGAAGGTATGTGGTCCACAATAAAAGCCAAAGGAAAAAAGCAACATTTTAAATTATCAGTTCAGATTAGTCAAAAAATTAAAGATGTGCATCTTTCTTGTTAATTTTTGGTTAGAACACCCTAAAACTTGCTACTTTTCACTAAGCAAGGAGTTAAATTTTTTAACTTAGGAGTTAAATTTTTTAACTTATCTGTTACATGAGAATGCGAGTCCTAGCATGACATTAGTGGTCAAAAAATTTCTATCAACTTTTAATTTGACTACTCTTTTATACACTGTATACTTTTCCCActgaaaaataaaattatgaCGGTAATCTTTTCAATTTGGCCTTCATCTAATGGGGTCCTACCTTCATGACAAAATGTTTGGTCTAATAATGACATTAGAGCAAATGAGATGGACAATTGGTTGCGTCGTAATGAATATATTAAGCAGGATCAGTTAGAAGATGGCTAATGGAAGGAAAGCTGTGACCGTTTCATGTGTTCACATTTGTACATAGGTTCTTTGTTCATGATTAGTATTTGCTGATTCATACAAGTTATGCCTTTTGGGTTTGTTTATATGTTTTAGTTGCACATGCATACATTCAAGACAATTTTTCGTTTCACATGGTCTTTGTCATTTGTCTGGCACTTCTGATAATAGGTGACTTTTTTGAATTACCTTGACGTTTACAATAGGATGGCAAGGAGGTTTGGTGTCCCATCTGCAAGCAAGGAGATTTGAAAGAGAACTGTCATCATATCTATTGCTCTCTCTGTGGACTCATGCTCAACAGAGATGATGAGGTTAGTCATTTTGTATTTCCATGTCTTATGTATTTTTTAGATTCTCTGAAAACATTATTACTTTTTAAGTGATTAGAGACTTCTCTCAAGGTTTTTGATTTACACTAATGGCTGCCTGGTTTTTATATCACCTTatcaaacaaaaagaaaaataaaaaatggctGCCTGGTTTGAATCAATTACGCCTTTGTTTAGTTGAGTCAATTACGCCTTTGTTTAGTTACTTCCTTAGGTATGACATGGAACATATTTTCCCGCTGCAGTCttgctcttttttgtttttatcTGCAAACCAGAATCTTCGCATACCAGATTTTGAACTGTTGCTATAATCTATTATTGTGAAGTGGTAAGTATGACATTTTGGGCGTTGGTGCAGGGTAGAAAACTGGTAAATTTTGTGTCACTTGAGTATTTGCTCCTAAGATAACATTTGAGTTTTATGCATGTATTTGTCTGCATTATGGGTTTAGTGAAAGactaggtgtttttttttttcctttttttttccccttcaaaTTTTGGATTTCAAAACGTTTTAAATATGATTAAAAGTATCTGATAGCCATTTTTTCCAGGTCAATCTAGAGGTGTTACGCAATAGATTGGGTGAAGCTCATTCAGATCATCTTGATCGGGGATGCAGGTTAAAACCCAAATTCTGCGTTGAAACTAGATTTAATCTGACTGCTCTGTACATTACCTGTCAGGGATGCGGCATGTTCGAGGTTGTAATATAGCCGTTTTCTTTCTTAAAGCTGTGCTCTTTTCCTTCTTCAGTTGATTGTAATAGTTTGCATATTTCATTCATGTGGATACGTGAGTTATAGGTGATATATTTGCTGAAGTTGATCAACGAAGGGCGGGTAGAAACTATTTCTCTTGTTTTTGTGGTTGATTGAACGACGTCACTTCAGTGTTGCTCCTCTCTTATCAGTGGCGAATCCAGGATTCTGGGTTCGTGGGTGCTTAACTTTTCTTTGACGTAAAGTGATTATAGTATAAGTGTACAGCTATTTCATGAACACAAAGGTGAAAAAAGTTAATGTGAAAACTCATACTATTAATGTTATGAATATCGGGAATTTGTGATGAAAAACACGAGAAATGTTTTTTTGGGTGAGTTTTGCGCTTCTAAAAGAACTGTCCATCTTTAGAAGTAGTCAAACTTTGGAGCGAAGGCGGAGCTAGAATTTAGAGTTTATGAGTCTTAACTTGGTGCCAAACTCATAATCGTTTAGAATTTAGAGTTTATAAGTCTGAACTTGCTGCCAAACTCATAATCGTCATAGTTAATGGgttcacaattaaatatttatacatatttaataaaaaaaatagaccCTTGTGGTTCGGCCGTTCTCCGGACctcgcgcatagcgggagcttagtgcaccgggctgccctttttatttaataaaaaaaaattaatacatcCACAGGATCTAAACAAAAGTTAGTAATTAATACTCTCGCTCCGTCCCTGCTTCGGAGTCTTTCATTTTTTtaagtagattttttttttctttctttgctaTAGAGAATTAGATAAAGTAAAAAAAGCAAGTAAAGAAATAAAGAAGGTAAAACAATAGCCAACGAAAAAATAATCTGAAAAGAATTAGTAGTATTGGGACAAAAAATTGTACCAGAAAGAATTACTAAAAGAGAAGGACCTAATTGGGCAAAAGAAAGAACATGAGTACCTTAccttgataataataataataataataataataatataaggaAGAAGGATTAGTTTGACCGGTTAAACTCTCCATTGTTTGGAGAGAAGTCAACCCTCGCCTCCGTAAATTCATAAACCCTTTAGCACCCTTTCTTCAGCAAAGCACCCGATAGACATTTCATTTATTGGGTGCTTGTTCACTCTTTTTATACATTTTCTTGAGTTTTCTACCTAAATTCTACGTATCCGTGTCCAGCTCAATGGGTGCTCAAGCACCCAAATTTAATATGTAGATCCGCCATTGTTATCACAGTGGCTCCATTTCTTGCTTTTGGCAAACGCCAACCAAAGGAACAATATTTTTCGAGACACTAACTAAACTGACAAAGGACTATTATTTTTTGGTTCAATCTCATGCATTTTCTCAGTTGTCATTCTCTACGTTTGGGAGCGATAAAGCCTGCAATTACGGAAGGTTTTGATGGAATTTAAACTTCGCACTACTCAAGTTTACTTCGAGGTGTTACTTTTGGATCCCGCTTGCTACTTTTGTGTATGAAATGCCAAAAAATTACACTGGAATAAAAATGGATCATTAAAAGCAGATATGCTAAAGACAACCATTTCAGTCCTATCTGAGAAAATTTGAAACGAAGCATACGAGTTTTGATTTGAGCATCATATTTTAGCACCCACAAAAGCAATCATCCTGACATCAAAGGATCTGTTATAAAATCCATAAATGAAGAGAGATTTTGTTCTCACgtagaacaaaattttcaaataaaTGAATGGTAAATTACATATGATTTTACATCTTGTATGACACTCCTTCCATGTTGCATATTATAGCTAACAACACTGACATCTCTTCTAGCACAAACAAATGCAGCATAACAGGAAAGAAACCAAAAAAGAATATAGAAGACAAATGATCACATGCAGAGCGTGACCAAATGCAATATACAATCACAACATGATTGGAAATAATGCTACTCTACACCAACCAGTTACCCACAAGTCTCTGGCATTGACATCAATTTACAGCAAC
The nucleotide sequence above comes from Lycium barbarum isolate Lr01 chromosome 3, ASM1917538v2, whole genome shotgun sequence. Encoded proteins:
- the LOC132631430 gene encoding uncharacterized protein LOC132631430; the protein is MGEDEDQRLQIRPSLKSQTCFNNYPKWKDKLRENCYKRVREDRSRLVWKLRLANHQPHHQDLIKSSLEDIVSDEIQKFKHSYQSESFDNSKFSLALDDTVWEYNGLHEAYQGDCEEMLLEMQRIFYEDLRMEETKEQVPIETWEDEEDEYLARAVYEHMNINEKDGKEVWCPICKQGDLKENCHHIYCSLCGLMLNRDDEVNLEVLRNRLGEAHSDHLDRGCRLKPKFCVETRFNLTALYITCQGCGMFEVVI